A region of Nostoc sp. 'Peltigera membranacea cyanobiont' N6 DNA encodes the following proteins:
- a CDS encoding catalase family protein, with translation MTNPTSSTTEQEAIIDEIIANSLQAQQKTGPDLRQIHSKSHGLLGGEFIIEPNLPEDLRVGLFKTPQTYPAWIRFSSGGSPKKRGEFTSDSQPDVRGIAIKVMNVDGQKVLDDEEKTQDFILNNYPTFLAKDVRDYADLSRAGSGQLSPERLQELGYAFAILQKIGSNKVGNPLLIQYWSMAPFKFGNRIVKLSVKSQQPEQPPETLPESENYLREAIVKYLTEEGKEASFDFFIQFYVDDEKTPIEDHVIEWQEADSPFIKVATVRIFSQKFDFEERKRLDEGLLFSPWHTLLDHEPVGSVNLSRKRLYSELAKYRREQIAQRLREPQPYVAVED, from the coding sequence ATGACTAACCCAACATCATCTACTACTGAGCAGGAAGCAATAATTGACGAGATTATTGCAAATAGTCTCCAAGCTCAACAAAAAACAGGCCCAGACCTCCGCCAAATTCATAGCAAAAGTCATGGACTCCTGGGAGGAGAGTTTATTATTGAACCGAATCTTCCTGAAGACTTGAGAGTAGGTTTGTTTAAAACACCACAAACCTATCCTGCATGGATTCGTTTTTCTAGCGGTGGTTCGCCTAAAAAACGTGGTGAATTCACCTCCGATAGCCAGCCGGATGTTCGCGGTATCGCCATCAAGGTGATGAATGTGGACGGGCAAAAAGTACTGGATGATGAAGAAAAAACTCAAGATTTTATCCTCAACAATTATCCTACTTTTTTGGCCAAAGACGTTCGTGATTACGCCGATCTTTCCAGAGCCGGGAGCGGACAACTTAGCCCAGAGCGGTTGCAGGAACTTGGTTATGCCTTTGCAATCTTGCAAAAAATTGGCAGTAATAAAGTCGGAAATCCGCTTTTGATTCAATATTGGAGTATGGCTCCATTTAAGTTTGGGAATCGTATTGTAAAACTATCTGTCAAATCTCAACAGCCGGAACAACCACCCGAAACACTTCCTGAATCAGAAAATTACCTTCGGGAAGCAATAGTCAAATATTTGACTGAAGAAGGTAAAGAAGCATCTTTTGACTTCTTCATTCAGTTTTATGTAGATGATGAAAAAACGCCGATTGAAGACCATGTTATAGAATGGCAAGAAGCAGATTCACCGTTTATTAAAGTTGCGACTGTCCGCATTTTCAGTCAGAAATTTGACTTTGAAGAACGCAAACGTTTAGATGAGGGTTTGCTTTTTTCTCCTTGGCATACACTGTTAGATCATGAGCCTGTTGGAAGTGTGAATCTCTCTCGCAAGAGGCTTTATAGCGAACTTGCAAAGTATAGACGAGAGCAAATTGCCCAACGCTTGCGTGAACCACAACCTTATGTAGCGGTTGAGGATTAA
- a CDS encoding carbohydrate ABC transporter permease, which yields MLNWKKSRSQNLLMYVLLGAIALVMLFPLLWLVSTALKSPTENILQSPPQLLPSQPTLDNFVSVWNSLPFGQYLYNSTLVSVLTVGLNLLFCALAAYPLARLSFVGRDWIFVAIVSTIMIPFQIVMIPLYILTVQLGLRNSYLGMIFPSLASAFGIFLLRQAFMSVPKEIEEAARMDGSSELGLWWHIMLPAIRPALVTLAIFVFIGAWSDFLWPLIVIQDENLYTLPLGVAKLAGTFSLDWRLVAAGSLIAIAPVLLLFLFLQRYIVPTETGSGVKG from the coding sequence ATGCTGAACTGGAAAAAATCACGATCGCAAAATCTGCTAATGTATGTGCTATTGGGAGCGATCGCACTGGTGATGCTCTTTCCTTTACTGTGGCTAGTTAGCACAGCCTTGAAATCGCCTACGGAAAATATCTTACAGTCGCCGCCACAGTTATTACCTAGTCAACCGACACTAGATAATTTTGTTAGTGTGTGGAACTCTCTACCCTTTGGGCAATACCTGTATAACAGTACTTTGGTGTCAGTGCTAACGGTTGGCTTAAATCTACTATTTTGCGCTTTAGCTGCCTATCCGTTGGCAAGATTGTCATTTGTAGGGCGAGACTGGATTTTTGTAGCGATTGTCTCCACGATTATGATTCCCTTCCAAATCGTGATGATTCCCCTCTATATTTTGACAGTCCAGTTGGGTTTGAGAAATAGTTATTTAGGGATGATTTTTCCGAGTTTAGCTTCTGCCTTTGGCATTTTTCTCTTGCGCCAAGCTTTTATGAGTGTCCCGAAAGAGATAGAAGAAGCCGCTAGAATGGATGGCAGTTCAGAGTTGGGATTATGGTGGCATATAATGTTACCAGCAATTCGCCCAGCATTGGTAACTTTAGCTATTTTTGTATTCATTGGTGCTTGGAGTGATTTTTTGTGGCCTTTAATTGTCATCCAAGACGAAAATTTATATACTCTTCCTTTAGGAGTCGCCAAGCTAGCAGGGACATTTTCTCTTGACTGGAGGTTGGTAGCCGCGGGTTCTCTAATTGCGATCGCTCCAGTATTATTATTATTTTTATTTCTACAACGTTACATTGTTCCCACTGAAACTGGTAGCGGTGTCAAAGGTTGA
- a CDS encoding sugar transferase: MNNLSLYSINCSQQPLHPSTLSVRKRLIDIVGAIVGLIITFMVAIPVAIATFIDEPSPIFYSQIRCGLNGKTFRIWKFRSMIVDADKLKHLVKNQAKGHIFKSVDDPRITPVGKFLRRTSLDEFPQFWNVLVGDMSLVGTRPPTPDEVSNYDPHHWERLRVKPGMTGEWQANGRSSISDFETIVKMDIDYQRKWSVTYDLSLIVKTIWVVLKKTGAY; this comes from the coding sequence GTGAATAATCTTTCTCTTTATTCAATTAATTGTTCGCAACAGCCTTTACATCCGTCAACTTTAAGCGTGAGAAAACGCTTAATTGACATTGTTGGAGCCATTGTGGGGCTGATTATTACATTTATGGTAGCAATCCCTGTGGCGATCGCTACCTTTATTGATGAGCCGAGTCCAATATTTTATTCCCAAATTCGCTGTGGTTTGAACGGAAAAACTTTTCGCATCTGGAAATTCCGTTCCATGATCGTTGATGCTGATAAACTCAAGCATTTGGTTAAAAACCAAGCCAAAGGTCACATCTTTAAATCTGTTGACGATCCTCGCATTACCCCTGTGGGTAAGTTTTTGCGGCGTACCAGTTTAGACGAATTTCCCCAATTTTGGAATGTTTTGGTAGGAGACATGAGTTTAGTTGGTACTCGTCCACCCACTCCTGATGAAGTCAGCAATTACGATCCACACCACTGGGAGAGATTACGAGTTAAACCAGGTATGACGGGAGAATGGCAGGCTAATGGTCGTTCGAGCATTTCAGACTTTGAAACCATTGTTAAGATGGATATAGATTATCAACGCAAATGGTCTGTAACTTATGACCTTAGTCTAATTGTTAAAACTATCTGGGTGGTATTGAAAAAGACTGGTGCTTATTGA
- a CDS encoding Crp/Fnr family transcriptional regulator: MEDRYSLQAQANPWMIASAPFFQGLPETAVESALIHLVTRTHPANQVILLENDWGGSVYFILDGWVKIRTYNLEGKEVTLNILGKGELFGEMAALDEVPRSTDVITLAPTVIGSMPAQDFVKLLHIEPLAGVRLAQLMARRLRQVNRRLRLRESDSQSRVADTLLFLAEGQGKKGQTGTEIPNLPHRELSSLSGLARETVTRVLTRLEKKGLIKRDQDTICIPDLSALERMIV, from the coding sequence ATGGAAGATCGATATAGCTTGCAAGCACAGGCTAATCCCTGGATGATCGCCTCGGCTCCCTTTTTTCAAGGGTTGCCAGAAACTGCTGTAGAATCAGCTCTCATCCATCTTGTCACCCGCACTCACCCAGCTAATCAGGTAATTCTGCTGGAAAATGACTGGGGTGGTTCTGTGTATTTTATTCTAGACGGATGGGTAAAAATTCGTACCTATAATCTAGAAGGAAAAGAGGTAACACTGAATATTCTTGGCAAAGGGGAATTGTTTGGTGAAATGGCGGCGCTAGATGAAGTCCCTCGCTCCACAGATGTGATTACCTTAGCTCCGACAGTAATTGGCAGTATGCCTGCTCAAGATTTTGTCAAGTTACTTCATATAGAACCCTTGGCGGGAGTTCGATTGGCGCAACTAATGGCACGACGTTTGCGGCAAGTAAATCGCCGATTGCGGTTGCGGGAATCTGATAGCCAATCACGGGTGGCAGATACATTGCTATTTTTGGCAGAAGGACAGGGTAAAAAAGGCCAAACGGGAACAGAAATCCCCAATTTACCTCATCGGGAATTGAGTAGTTTGAGTGGACTGGCACGGGAAACTGTGACACGAGTGTTGACAAGGCTAGAAAAAAAAGGCTTGATTAAACGGGATCAAGACACTATTTGTATTCCCGACTTGTCAGCCTTGGAAAGAATGATCGTTTAA
- a CDS encoding DUF2232 domain-containing protein has protein sequence MSILDSLPDEPEEDPSPESPTPHNHWLDKEQQLMPPKIKADAPLRMVETAFLASTASLIWFINFYFPLGPVLRVFFPVPIALVYLRWGKRAAWMAALTSGLLLTVLMGPARSLLFVMPYGFMGVLLGATWYRRRVPWIVSITLGTLLGTLGVFFRLWLLSVLSGEDLWIYVITQVTEFIEWVFLKLSLLASPSVFLIQVGAIALILLNNFIYLFVVHLAAWFLFDRLGNPIPRPPHWVQVLMDYE, from the coding sequence ATGAGTATTTTAGATTCTCTGCCAGATGAGCCGGAGGAAGATCCATCGCCTGAATCTCCAACTCCCCACAATCATTGGTTAGACAAAGAACAGCAGTTAATGCCTCCTAAAATCAAGGCTGATGCGCCATTAAGGATGGTAGAAACGGCATTTTTAGCCAGTACTGCTAGCTTAATTTGGTTTATTAATTTCTACTTTCCCTTAGGGCCAGTTTTGCGGGTATTTTTTCCAGTGCCGATCGCTCTAGTTTATCTCCGTTGGGGCAAGCGGGCGGCATGGATGGCAGCACTCACTTCTGGTTTACTGCTAACGGTACTGATGGGGCCAGCCCGCAGTTTGCTGTTTGTTATGCCCTATGGGTTCATGGGCGTGCTTTTGGGAGCGACATGGTATCGTCGTCGTGTTCCCTGGATTGTTTCTATCACCTTGGGTACGCTGTTGGGTACTTTAGGAGTTTTTTTTCGGCTGTGGTTGCTGTCCGTTTTGTCGGGTGAAGACCTATGGATTTATGTGATTACCCAAGTGACTGAGTTCATTGAGTGGGTATTTTTAAAGCTGAGTTTATTGGCGAGTCCCAGCGTGTTTTTAATTCAAGTGGGAGCGATCGCTCTGATTCTACTCAACAACTTTATCTACCTTTTTGTGGTACACCTCGCAGCATGGTTTCTTTTTGATCGCCTGGGAAACCCTATTCCCCGTCCACCACACTGGGTACAAGTCCTCATGGATTATGAATGA
- the cobT gene encoding nicotinate mononucleotide-dependent phosphoribosyltransferase CobT — protein MPNSQIRIYTQKEQGEKWLQRYRGCLPVFACVLGFTETGLIPGISAAGRTPEDRKYTACADAEFLYYGPEHKAQYPLPPLAAGASPVLISRAVVESLNIPVYLFNAGLPQPPAVPVIDLGGTSAKCLSGGAAMEVTIVKHLFKQGLIWGERLATNIQQGYVILGECVVGGTTTALAILTGLGIDAAGKVNSSHPVCNHGQKWALVQAGLEKIMGSRGLLAGSKEQDDIYQSQILTSVDPLKLVASVGDPMQVVVAGMAIAASRSCGVMLAGGTQMLAVYALISAIAQVYALSWQPEAVVVGTTRWVAEDPTGATVDLALSLGEGSLTQSGKIPPLLATDLSFADSRYPQLRAYEQGFVKEGMGAGAACIAAYLSQNWQQHQLLAAIESQLERLSIAFH, from the coding sequence ATGCCCAATTCCCAAATTCGTATTTATACTCAAAAAGAACAAGGTGAAAAATGGCTACAACGGTATCGTGGTTGTCTACCCGTATTTGCCTGTGTTTTAGGATTTACTGAAACTGGTTTAATTCCAGGGATTTCAGCTGCCGGTCGCACTCCAGAGGATCGGAAATATACCGCTTGTGCCGATGCCGAGTTTTTGTATTACGGCCCAGAACATAAAGCCCAATATCCCCTACCACCATTAGCGGCTGGGGCTTCACCTGTGCTGATTTCTCGCGCTGTAGTTGAGTCCTTAAATATACCAGTTTATTTATTTAATGCTGGTTTACCGCAGCCTCCTGCTGTGCCAGTAATTGATTTGGGGGGCACGTCCGCTAAGTGTTTAAGTGGAGGTGCTGCGATGGAAGTCACAATAGTAAAGCACTTGTTTAAACAAGGGCTAATTTGGGGAGAACGCCTTGCTACCAATATTCAACAGGGGTATGTAATTCTCGGTGAATGCGTCGTCGGCGGCACTACAACTGCCCTGGCAATCTTAACTGGTTTGGGTATAGATGCTGCCGGAAAAGTTAACAGTAGCCACCCTGTTTGTAACCACGGACAAAAGTGGGCATTAGTGCAAGCTGGGCTGGAGAAGATAATGGGGAGTAGGGGACTCTTAGCTGGAAGCAAAGAGCAGGATGACATATATCAATCTCAAATTCTAACTTCCGTAGATCCTCTAAAACTCGTTGCCTCTGTGGGCGATCCGATGCAAGTGGTAGTAGCTGGGATGGCGATCGCAGCTAGTCGTAGTTGTGGTGTAATGTTGGCTGGTGGAACGCAAATGCTGGCGGTTTATGCTCTGATAAGTGCGATCGCTCAAGTTTACGCCTTATCATGGCAACCAGAAGCAGTAGTTGTAGGCACAACCCGTTGGGTAGCGGAAGATCCTACTGGCGCTACAGTTGACTTAGCCCTCAGCTTAGGGGAAGGCAGCTTAACTCAGAGCGGAAAAATTCCTCCTCTATTAGCAACCGATCTCAGCTTTGCCGATTCTCGTTATCCCCAACTGAGAGCTTATGAGCAGGGCTTTGTGAAAGAAGGTATGGGTGCTGGAGCAGCTTGCATAGCTGCTTATCTTAGCCAAAATTGGCAACAACACCAACTTTTAGCAGCCATTGAATCTCAACTTGAGCGGTTAAGTATAGCATTTCATTAA
- a CDS encoding PEP-CTERM sorting domain-containing protein — protein sequence MKLIKELGIVTASAVMGIAGVGISSPAQAVQLFDFQYSFPSYEANSTAISASGTLATTDLDPIKNNYTITGITGTRKVQGVTETIIGLLSPGTYGINDNLLNATTPLLTKNGFSYLVSGSGEDGNGNVNVFYSSFDEGYSELSSNVDYGSFSVTPRPVPEPYTGVGSLVALGFGWWTKRKQVVASQKHDKEF from the coding sequence ATGAAATTAATCAAAGAGCTTGGTATTGTTACTGCTAGTGCTGTTATGGGGATCGCTGGTGTCGGTATATCTTCTCCGGCACAAGCTGTACAGCTATTTGATTTTCAATACTCTTTTCCCAGTTATGAAGCAAATAGTACAGCGATTTCCGCTAGCGGCACCCTTGCCACCACCGATTTAGATCCCATAAAAAACAATTACACAATCACAGGAATAACTGGGACAAGGAAAGTCCAAGGAGTTACTGAGACAATCATCGGGCTGCTTTCACCAGGGACATACGGAATCAATGATAATCTTTTAAATGCAACTACGCCGCTATTAACTAAGAACGGTTTTTCCTACCTGGTTTCTGGAAGCGGGGAAGATGGAAATGGGAATGTTAACGTATTTTACAGTAGTTTCGATGAAGGTTATTCAGAGCTTTCAAGCAACGTAGATTATGGCAGCTTTAGTGTTACACCACGTCCTGTTCCCGAACCTTACACAGGAGTTGGCTCATTGGTTGCTCTTGGTTTTGGCTGGTGGACAAAGCGAAAACAAGTAGTAGCTTCCCAGAAGCATGATAAAGAGTTTTAA